One Dysidea avara chromosome 8, odDysAvar1.4, whole genome shotgun sequence genomic window, GTTACCACACACGAACAGCACGAAGGTCACGAATCAATTAACTAGGTCTCTTACACTGAATAGCCAGTTTTTCCACAGCAGTAATCTCAACTGGTTGAATTTTCTGTCGAAGGTTCCTTGCGCTACCATTATATTATCACTCCAACATCAAAGTGTCCCACCGCTCACGAGTGCACGGTGTGACTAAACACGAGGATACAGGATGTCACATGATGGGGATGTTTTGACACAGTTAATCATGAATGacatgtatttcaataaatacgaGATTCGGTAAGAAATTCGAAATTCTCTCTAACACGGTAAGACTTCCAAAGAGCATTCATGGACGCAGCGAAGGTAAAGAAGATCGTTTATTGTCGCTTAATAACAAGAAATCCCTTCTCTAGGCTTCAGCTAGTGATGCTATTGAAGTAGCAAAGGAAGACCAGCTCAAAATCAACTTGTTTGCTCAAAAGAATCAACAAATGGTCGAATTGAAAGACAGGGTCAGCGAATTAGAGGTGAGCACATGATAGAGTGtatattttgtaggtgtactAACATGGCATGAAGATTTTCGTGATCTCAAAAGAGAAGGTCAACCCCCCGACACCTCAATGTTGATAtttcaagggggtgacacacaggcactcgagctcactgtaggtagacctgcgactgtggtcaaaatttaagtcaaaggtcaagacCACCAAATTCGTgtcaagtcaacggtcaagggtaaaaatttccaacccacaatcgaaaagcaCTGAAATCTTGTCGCTAAGTCACCAGTCAAAGgttgaaaaaggctcttagtcactgGTGactttgactgcagttgcagatctacctacagcgtgtacctatgtgacacccccttgtattTTACTGTATCACTCAAGATTTATCAAACGTAATGTGTTGGGACCATCCTTTGTTACACAGGAGCCAAAACATGTACGGGAAATTTTTGTGGACATCTTATCTACAAAATTTAAATGTTTTACAGCCCACGTGCAAATTGTATGGAGAACcgcaaaaaaaagtttttttcatgaaaatttggcaATTTaataccacaaaaatttcttgtccCATGGTAGTCTTCataaatatcaaacagtacagtagtactgtttaaataGGAATCACTCCAAAAGTGAAGCACGccgcctaaaatgctgcctttaaatAGGTATTTTAGTGTCTTACACGACAAAAATCACATTTGCGCAAtatccatctaacatgaaatacagcattaaaaacaagaaatcACTTACCGgtgactggatatagaatttttttaaatcaccaaaacctgaaatttgatcagtctcactcactcactcactggcCATGATTGCAAACCcagaggccaaacaaagtagCACACgtccaccattttatgccacaataacaaactcaccaatgggatgtgccttttagggTTTTGACGAGTGTGttccctctgcgccttgtctttccttttatcttcaattaggtTAGTTGTCTTCTTCAAGAATCGAAAATATGTCGaagcgttaattttccgtatcatcACTTTCTTTCAGCCTTGCTTTCAGCAGcacatttagatgccacagaattatttcagagctggattttagAAGTTCTTCAGTCccggcgctactataagaggtactagctagatatctgcaattTCGCGATTGGGATCCTGTTTGTGATAGGTTCACGACCACACCCAATCACCCATCAAGGTCATtgtgtttactgttaagtaaatagttAAGAGGCGTGGTCTCCATACtttattgctattagtccacctagatctttatttgcttaccgtctagctagctgcacacccttggctgacttgagatactcaaAAATAACAGTAGCTCTAAGACAATTATTAACAGCTCGcatatgatattctaatagagcagtcactagttacactgtagctagctgtgctacaacaaaaaactacacaaactagtattttaaaaaattttttcaATTTAtagatgaagtaggaatctatgcaataaaaagtagtgaaacaagagatgaatgatggtattacagcataactcagtgggaaagtccctactttggcatattaGCTGtaggactttcccaccgagctatgctgtaataccatcattcatctcgtttcactactttttattgcaaagaTTTCTACtttgacaatttaaaaaaatactagcaTAGTCTTCGGTTGTAGTCTCCTGTATATTGTGCTATATTAAAGTATAGTAATTCAAAAGTGATAGGGTAAGTGGAGTGGTTCAGCTTTATTGCATATGAGGATACTATTGGTAAAATTTTATCCAGATTGCTATACTAGAGATCAAACAACCTGTGGaacatgtatacataattatagccTTATTTATAAACAGTTTTCAAACAAAATTTCAGTGCATTGTGTTTACAGAAAGAGGCTGAAAACCTGAAAGACGCTGAAGGTTCTGTTGAAGAATCATCTCTGCTAGATGATGACTCACTGTTCCCATATCCTTTTGTGTATCTGGTTGATAATAAATTTTGGAGGGTGTTTATTGATCTTCAAAGTTTTGTTGTAGCTTTACATACTGAAAGCACGACTTTTGGAGGTACTTTTAAAAAAATGATATCATGATACACAAACTTAAGGTGGTATCGCACAGCtctacactctaatagaacatacacttgtcgACAAaatatgaaatactctaatagaacagtcgctatACTGTTCACAATCAAGGTCCTAAAAACTTAATGAATTTTACATTGTCAAGCCAGAGGTATACTATCTGGTCTTCTGATGTCATCAGGCACTTACTcaacactacagtacatacatggtttaacagtacagtagtagctAGCATAAACAATGAAAAGAGCCTtggcttgactgttctattagagaaacaTAGAGGTTTGGATTTGTTTTGAAAGGATTAACATTTACAAACCATCGTGTAGTACATATGTATCACAGTGTCATATCTAGGGTATCACAATATACTACACATGATATGACCTACACAAGCtgatgtgtatatacataaaaTTTGACTTTTCATATTTTAGTACACGAAGATGCAAACTACATATCATATTATAGTATCCCATGTGACTCGAATTGATTGAAAATGTGATAACTATTTAGTTATACTACAAACTCAATACCTATGATACCAAATCTTGGAGTAGAGTATTGCCACTTGGTATCATGATACTGGGTAGTATCGATAGTATTgcacagttctattagagtgtagaACCCTGTATATAAActaatgggcttcatttatccaaccAAATTTACTTATCTGAATACTTTTGTGAATCAACTGGCACACAGGCCCAATATTGTATGTATGACATAATGATTGTGACAGTGTTGATATTCAATGTGTGTATACTGAGATATAGAGTTTGCGTTGTTCTTAACTCAATTGGTTTACATATCAAATTGGTGAGATGTTGGTCCATTTGAATGCTGAAGACACACAGAAGTTTTTACAAAAGCAACGAGAACAAGTAACGGAAGAACTGAAGGAGCTCAATGGACAAATTGAATCCATCCAGCGTGTGATGTCAGACCTCAAAGTCCAACTCTATGCTAAGTTTGGTGACAATATCAACCTAGAAGCAGACTAAATAATATAATGTACCATTAGTTCTTTTATGTGTAGTTGATAATTGGTTATTTAGAAAAGAATTAAAGTATTTCAGTAAATTACAATTAGAAATAATGGATAATTACATGACACATTGCAGTGTCTCTACTGTAACAACACTGCTTCTAGTTGGGTCCCTGCCATCAGTAAAACCGCCCATTACAACAATCTTGCCACCATCAATTTGTACAGCCCTGCAGTGTGCCCGTGACAAAGGCATATCTCCGACAAATTCCCAACAATTTGTTGTAGGGTTATAAAGAAATATTGATGAAATTGCTCGCTGTTTTAATTGACCACCAATCACAAGGATAAGTCCACTGAGTGATGCAACTGCAGAATGACAAGATGGCGTGTTCCTTACAAATTCCCACACAGATTTTTCACCAGTTTTGCTTTTCAATAAAGTTGGAAGGAATACCTTGTACACTTTTGATGTAGCTGTTTGTCCATCTTCAATTCCACCAACCACACACAACATGTCAGCACATATTGTGGAATTTGCTCTGCAAATTTTATCTGGCATGCTCTGAACTGTAGTCCATTTCTTTGTGGCAAGATCTAACACTTCTACAATGTCTAGTGCAGTGTTCTCATCTTCCAGTCCACCGCAAACTATCAACCGATCGTCGTAAACTTGTGATGTTGTCAGTGACCTCTTGCTGGGCATGGCTGGAAGTAGCTCCTCCCACTTTTTGTCTGCAGGATTGTACGACCACAATACATTGGTCACACTACCATCGGCAGTGTTGCGGCCACCAATCACAGTAAACGCATCATCAATAACAGCACACGAACAGTAGTATGTAGGACAGTCCGTCAGTCTGTACCATTTGTCAGTGACAGGACAATAGATGTAAATATGAGAGAGAAATCCACTGTTTCTTGTAACACCTCCGCACAAAAACACTTtgccgtttctaacagttgtgcTGCCACCAATTGTTGCATTAGGCAGTGGAGCACACTTGGTCCACAGTTTTCTACAGGTACGCAATTTCTCAAGATTAGGTGCCATTTCCGAGCCCTAACAAAAGAGTAATGTATAGCAAACAGTATAATACCACTTACTTTGTCGGCACCTGCTAGTCTCTGTACTTCTTGATTTAAGTTAATTACAGTATTCTCCTATAATTACAAGCAAATTACATAATTACACAATTCTAATGGTAAATGTTAATAACCTTTTTCTTCAAGATCTTGCTTAAGTTGTATACCTTTTCTTTTAACACATGATTGGTTTGATCCTAGACACATACAAAAGACCGTAATTTATGATAAGACCAACTCAATTGGTGGCCCTATCAATAACGTTTCACCATATATGGAATAACTATGTTTGTACCTTTCTTTTGATGTCGTCTTGTTTTGACTCAAGTTGTGCCTCAAGTCTTGTTATTTCACCACCCTATTTTAAATGTGGAGTGAAATACAGttaattcattatttatttaattgatCACTTACTTTTTTAACCAATTCCTGTGCAATTTTTAACACAGTGAAGCTGCCAGATGTGTCATGCTACAAACCACACAAGGCACAATATGCATAATATACGTTGTCACCTACATTATATACTGATGGGAACTTAAGCAATACATGCTACATAAAGGTTCCAGCTCTTCATTATTTACCCTTGCCTTCAGACAGGTAAGCATGGAGTGGCATACACTGGAATTTTGAAAAAGGGTTCCACTGCaactaagtgactgttctattagagtagttaatattgcctgactgttttAGTGGTCCCTatcaccaagagtacataataatagaagagggaggagagtgtctaactctcaatatagGCTGTACAAATGCACAgcgctcaaaccctcctacttTAATCCATAGAACAGCTAGCCATATATcaatacctttttgtgaacagaaGACTGTTAATATCTGTTGATTGAAGCAGTATAATGCTGAAGCCTACTTCAGAGGGCAGCGCCTATAATCGAGATAGCAGCgtttgtcacctttggtggctatagATGATTGCGTAATGTCTGAGCGCTGTGTGTTTGGCGAATCTatagcagttagacactctcctccctcttctattattatgtactcttgctatcACTTGTGATCAAATTGTGATTCAGTATAATGCCTAGGTTaatgttgctatcatgtgagaaaccatTGTTTAAGTATGTACACATCTTGAGTGGATCCATGATTTGCGAAGCCTGAAGTCTCAATTtcttagggggcatctccaaactgattttggtacgcttaacgtcacaATGATGTTAAGGGAGAGGGGGGTTCAACCCATgacgttattaatttttattaaagcagttatagtgtaaacagctaggaatagagAAAGTGATGTGATAAAGCAGTGTAGACTATGATTCTTCTACTGCCAAtgtattgttttcatagtgtgacgttaaggGGATGGGGGGGCTGAAATTAGCGTCATTATgacattaggccaatgaaacttgattagcagtttcgcgtcatcgtccgcatgcttttgatacacccgcatggaatttcattattggtatttcagatcgaaatactctaatagagcagtcacttttactataatagagcaatcagctatactccaatggaaaaatcacttgttatatggattagtaacgtactttaatgcaatgtagatctcactgtttttggcagaaatcttcatgtttggatgtatgttgtgcttttggaaaataatgaataataatcaCCTGCccacatcaaattttcaaaaatctgagcgagaaactggtaatcaagtttcattggccttaagcgtaccaaaatcagtttggaggtGCCCCCTTAATGGTCCAAGTAGTGCATAAAACTCAAAAGGGTTAAGAAATATTGCTATTTATTTGTAAAACAATTTCTAATATTTGTCCTACAAGGAGTATGAGAAGAAAACACACTTATAAAATGTATAACTAACTGATGAGGTGATCTCTGATAGCTTTCTACACAACTCCGCAGCACTAGGTCTCTCCAATGGTTTAGCCTGCAAAGACTTGAACACCATAGGTAGGAACTCTGTAGTACAAGCCATCAATAGTTCTGTTGAACTGCTGTAAACTGCCGTCTTCAGTAGTCCAGTGTCTCTCATCGTCACAATGTCATCAGGTACCAGTATACAGTGACATAGCAATAATAGACAATTTACTCCATATGAAAACACATCACATTTCTCGTCAATGTTTTCAGAGTTGGACAACACTTCGGTAGCCATAAAAATTACCTTCTGAGGTACTTGAGTTAATGGTTTAAGATCGACCCTGCTTTGAATTACTTTGGCCATACAAACATCAGATATTTTAGCTTCCAAACTGTGCCCTATTAGAATATTACTACTGGTCAAATTTTGATGTCTAATTGGTGGAGTACTTTTGTGAAGGTAGTTCAATCCCTTTACAATATCATACATTATATTAACTTTCTTCTCCAATGGAAGAAGCTTCTCTGGGCTATGCATACTGGTCTCCAGAAGTTCACTCAAACTTAACTGCATTTTCTCCATCACAAATAAAGTTTTCTGCCAATTTGGATCATAGTAAGTTCCAATAAATTGAACTACATTCGGGTGGCGGAGGTCGGCACAAAATTCTATTTCATCGTCGAAGTTATGTGAAGTGTTTTGTCGTCTTAAAGTCCTGCGGTTTTCTGATAACAGTACCCCGTCGTGTAGTCGTTTTGCAGCGAATACGGTCTCTCTCCATTTCAGTTCAACGATAGTTCCGTAAGGGCCAACTCCTACCAACGCTTCTTCATTGATTGATGCATCGTGTATCTTACATCTTGAAAGCATCTTAGCGAAAGGCGGGGCTGAGACATGAAAATAGTACCACAAAATTCAACAGCATTTTTGAAATTTGTGCAGCACTTATCAAATGAGTAGTAAACCTGGTAACAAACAAATAGCAGAAGAAAAGGTTGCAAGACTTCTAGAAGCTGCTAAAGCCTTACACGAGTCACTGGAAAGACTACGGAGCAACATGGAGAAGGTACAACAATATCAAGCCACACAGCTGGACATCTCCGTACACTTCGCGAACATGCTAGAAAACGGATCAAAACTGTCAGTGAGCGAAAACAATAGAAGATAGCACTTTTAAGCACATTAAATGTACCTGTATTTCATAAACAACTCAATATATCACGTGtgcattaaaaacaataaaTATTTATTCAGTTAAACATAGTGCTTTGTGCAGAATTCTTTAATACGAGCACACGCCTCCTTGACTTTGTCATTTGGCATTGATAATACCAACCTGAAGAAGCCAGGATACTGGAAACACTAGAGGATAAAACAAAGAACTAGGGTttacacatatacatgtaaatgCAACATGCAAACTTTAATCTTGGAGACATACGTTATGTACTATGGTCTCTTAAATTAAGGGATGTCATAATTGCATTACATTGTTATGCCTCAGAAAGAGGCAATTTTTGTAATAAAAAAAAGCTGGCTTGATAACACATTTGCATTCAAATTTCTTTAGAAATGTCACTTAGAAATTTTACACTTGATGATCTCATATTTTTTGGTCCCACTGGTGGACCTATTAAGGAGGTTTTACTGTTATACAAATCATCACTAGTCAAGTTACCTCTCCTGGTAGGCAGAATACACTTTGTTCACTCATCAACTTCTCCATGAAATCTACAGCAGTGTTAAGGTTGGGGAAGTGTTTCAAGTCAATCCCCACCATCATGTACATGGCCCCTGATGGCATCACAGGCTTCAGACCAGGTACTGCTGATAACTCACTGTATACTGCGTTAGCATTGGCCTATGGAGATACAAACAGCATAGGTTACCATACACATCATCTGCTTATTGATTTCTATCTCATTAATATGACATGTTCAGTAGTACAATTGCCACTCACTTCTACAACGTTCATGGTGTTCTTGAAGTATGACTGGGGCACTTTGGCTAGGATGTCAGGAAGTGCTGCCTGTAAGATGGTGCTTGGTCCAAGAATCTTACGAGTGGTACTCAGCAAACATGGAAAAATCTATACATTGTAGTGATGGTATCAGTGTTACAAAAAGAAATTTTATTAATCTTTTCACAATGCGTAATGTAGAAACCCTGGACACCCTTAGATGCGgagaccttgataatcaggacacttgtctatGGTCCCATTGTATTAGTGTATTCACATTTATATCCCTGAAATATATCATGATGCTTCACAGATACAAGGACACCTCGCCATGGTCTTAagtaaaggtggaccgataccagtatcggtGATCCTGATACCAGTGGTATcagatcggtatcggtaatacaaggtacagataccaccagtagacactcaccacatttattaaaccatctctagctaagtttccagtagctaataacttaacaaagtagcgaaacaaagcctttgttactcttttccaagtattgctgcaattgcttcgtgtgtattctaatatatcagagcacgtgaatcctttgtaattaatgcgcctatcaatgtaatgcccaactaccactgatacgggctgagggtggggaaaggttggggatggtgggggaattgatcgctaaatttccccgacatagtggggatttgtcttcgctaaagaaattcactcagacagcgaagatgtgtactttcagtttaggaaagagtgtctcgggtgctagctattACGTTCATACTatccactcgaactaactcatcactataGACCAACGTCACACGaccgtacaaatcccctcctagccccagtattcccggggTCTGCAGGCCGagacttggtcggggtttgTATTGCCAGTACTCCCCCAGTAGgcggggaattgtaattttcagaaatgcaaatccccaccttcccccacctcagcccgtattagtggtagtcagggattacattgataggtgcataaatggcagtgcagttgttcctcaagaaataatttgactacttggcttgctttttcatgaaaaggtttgattgcaaagctgtaacaaacattgtacagTTATCGGCCGACCACGCAATTAATTGCTtaatcaataagcttacaagaaaactacctcaaatcaagaaatttgtgatatttatcatgtttagctgttacacaatgaatattttaaaacttgattgaactgagatcaatcaattactgtgatattttaatgcATCACAACAGTGacatttctataataaacttgtctaggcttcaatgcttAGTATCGGTATCAGAATTGGTATCGGcagataatttcagtacaaatactcatatcagtaaaaagtggtatcggtccatctctagtcTTAAGTGTCCATGCAGAACGCAAAGGGGTCCTGCCACATACgtaaacacatgcacacacacacacgtacacaatACAATCCAACTCACTTCTTTTTTAAAGGTTTCGTTTTTATCATAAATTAATATCCAACCCACACGCCAACCTGGTACTAAATATCTCTTAGCAATTCCTCCACATGATAAAATAGGAACATTTTTAGACAACGAAGCTAATGAATAAAACTGCTGTCCTTTAAATACCATTCCATCATATATCTCATCTCCAATTATGGGCAGGAAGTGTCTTTCAGCGACAGCCAGAATGTCTAGGAGGTGTTTTTTTGAATAAACTGACCCACACGGGTTGGACGGGTTTGTTACTACTATGGAAACTGTGTTAGCATCTATCAACTGCTCCAAATGATCCAGGTCTATCTCCCATTGTCTGTCCGGCTGAAAATTGATAGGAGAGTGAAGTGACTACATGCACAATATTACAAATAAAAACATCGCAAAAATCATTTCATATTTTGATTTGTCATAGAAGTTGACAGAACTGACTTGCATGCTCCTTCAGAAGTTCATAATCCCCTAGCTAAAAGCGGTTCCACTTTTGCAAAGAAAGTATTACATCAATTTTGTAAAAGCCATACACTATATCAATATGTTTGTCACTTGCAGATAATTGTAAAACAGGTTCTGAGTGGCTTGTGCAACAGGTTCCCTGACTCCTTACAACTGCCTAGCCTTTTTGTAGAAATCTCTTGTGTGCACTTTTAAATTTATCATTTTGCAAGCTCAGTAAAACATTACTAGTTTCATGTGCTGGAAAGCACACAATACAAAATCTCGACAGTACTGATACACTGATATATCTTGTACTACTATCTTACCACTAGGTCATAGTGACGTGCCTCTATTCCACGTGGGACGGACAGACAACTGTACAGACCAAATCCCGGCCGAGGAATGAGGATGTTCTGTCCAGGGTTACCCAAAACAGTTATACACATGTCAAGGGCCCCAGAACATCCACATGACATAATAACATCCTGTGGTGAATGAAGATATTGCTATAGTGAGGACATGTATGATGAGGCTTACATCTTCTGTTAAAGGGGCTTCAGGGGTGCTGTAGTGTGCTGCAACTGCTCTGCGAGTCATTGCTAAACCTAACAGAGAAATCAGTATGACAAGTCAATTACTAATAGTGAAACCTCTAAGGTGGTCTTGTAATGGAGTCATCATACTGTATCTTAGCAACCTGATGGATATGGTCTGACtagtgaggtcatgaagtatagtACCCTTAACTATACTTTTGGtatctacttgacatggtcactatattgaCATCATGAAGATATGGCTTAGATAGTGGATATAAAATGTTATCCACAAAAAGCAATCATCCCACAATCACACACTATTACACTGAATACCTTGGGCTGGTCCATATCCATTACAGGTGCCACTGTCCACAGCATCCTTGACAGCTTGTTTCATCACATCATGGACTGGCAGGTTACCAAACACAGTGGGATCACCTGTACAAGTCATAACATCAATCACATGAATGGATGTAATGTACACCTGTGACAAGCCTGTATTGTAAAGGACCACTTGTTGTTCACAATGCTGGCAAAACTGATACTTTTGTCTATTCATGGAACAAAATATGAACAGGATTTCCTTCCAGGTATAATCTACTGATAAGGCCACCCACTCTATTGAATAGCCACAAGTGGGGGGCACTGTAGTTGTTTCAAAGAAACCTGTTTCCTTTTTTCCTTTCTGGTATTTTGATAAGGCCAAGCAAACTTGATTTTCTTTCCATGCTTACATCACTTTTGCCCCCACCACCTCAAATTTCAATATTGCTGCTATCAACCATGTGATTTGAAGCTGAGAAGACTATAATTTACAGACTATAATTTACAGCACACAAAATTGTCTTTTGCTGCTTGATGAAGGTGGTAAAATATTATGTGGCTTGTAGAAGGCTTCAATAAATAGCTAGCCTCTGTAGCACTCTGCTGCCAGTAATGGGAAATAATGGAAAATGACCTTCTGCCCTACATGAAAATCCCAAATTTTGAGAAAAAGAGCCTGGCCTCAATAACGAATCTAAGCAGACGTTTGCTATGTAGTTACGAGAGGGACCCATCTAACTGTAACCAATATTTGCAAGGGGTGGTCACTACCATTGccaaactggtaaagcagataaaaacaaacaacaaacaatACCAAACAGTCCAGTAGAACCTTCTGTGACCGGAATTAAGATTTTTGATCGACGAAAATATACCTTGATCATTTGATTTTGCCTTAAAAGCAGACTAGATTACTTGataatttagcacatatttTCATAAAGCCCCGTTTTGTTTGCAAGCTAGCttaatcaggacatcttgatcgcttgattcagtGGTAATTTACCTCTTGATTTGAATTTGATCTAGCCGCAGATGGTTCTATAGGACTATTAGTAGTGACTACTCCTTGGTTTGTATTATTTTTCCCGTGGtatccagcaccccttgccaccacccctagcactagatgttgaagtgctagccaAAAGAAAGACTAATAAAATTTATTGGATTAAGGGAAAGGCACCTGACTTTCTATCAGAGCAAGGTCAAGAGCCCTGTACAAGGTCAAAAACTACGAAATATTACAGTTACCACTATTGCTGCAAACAATGTACTATCTGTACTTGACAACTAACTGCTTTCCATTAACCTCAAATTGCTTAGCAACACGGACCACCACATATGAACAGTTTTATTATGCTACAGAATATACACTCACCTCGCACTCACCTATTGATAAGCTGACTAAATTCTTTTGAGGATTTTGTTCCAATTTTCTCCCATCTACGATATCTCTTATCGGGTTTACTATACTCTTAGACTCTGTAGAGCCCTCTAATAGCCACTCTTCCTTCACGGGCCTTCGTACCGCCTTAACTTCTGCCATTCTAGTGATTAGTCACGTGTTAGAGGAGTGTCAGAGGAGTGTTGCACCATATGTTGTTAATTTCTTTAATATCGTATAATCTCGTATTACAGGTATACGGATTAGTTTGTGGCGCAAACAAAGTACTTTAATAATCCTCATCACGTGATCTGTGTATAACTCGTCGGTATCAAAAACTCCAGCTTCTTGCGCGATGTCCAGTGAAGGCCTGCCCGTGTATCAGTGGGATGAAATTAGAAGACACAATGATTCAAAGTCATTGTGGATCGTGTTGTATGATCATGTGTACGATGTGACGTCTTGGCAGGATCAGGTAAGAATTTAAATGCACTACGGTATTAAATCCTAGTTGTGTGAAATCTGTGTACAAGTAGTTTACAGCAGTGTAGCAATTGTAATTAAGTGTTGTATGTACCTGCTTGTAACTACCAGTCACCAATCAGTGTAGCTGTCTTGATGCAGTAAAATTAATTAAGTATCAGAGTTAGGGGAGCACCCCTCTCCCAAAAAATGTACGCACgcaccacacacaacacacacacgtgGCCTATGCTTGATAGTGGATCACACTGAAGTTACTATTGATGTTAGGCACAAAAATGTCATGAGCTTGCATGGTGCCATAAATACCCCTTTAACAAAATTATATCGCTAATAGAGGATATGCGCTATTACGTAACATCAATAAtttgaacgaaaaatgatcaatatgACAAGATTTGCAGTGTGCCCAAGAATTTTGACGGTGAACGACTATCgtgaatcccatacaaaagtactgGTAGCAAATGTGGCTCGGACTATAACTTGCCACATGAACTACAGGTGGGGTTCCTCCTTCCAGTTACTCTGTTATACACGTAAAGGAATCTATCACTCT contains:
- the LOC136264502 gene encoding tyrosine aminotransferase-like isoform X3, producing the protein MMTPLQDHLRGLAMTRRAVAAHYSTPEAPLTEDDVIMSCGCSGALDMCITVLGNPGQNILIPRPGFGLYSCLSVPRGIEARHYDLVPDRQWEIDLDHLEQLIDANTVSIVVTNPSNPCGSVYSKKHLLDILAVAERHFLPIIGDEIYDGMVFKGQQFYSLASLSKNVPILSCGGIAKRYLVPGWRVGWILIYDKNETFKKEIFPCLLSTTRKILGPSTILQAALPDILAKVPQSYFKNTMNVVEANANAVYSELSAVPGLKPVMPSGAMYMMVGIDLKHFPNLNTAVDFMEKLMSEQSVFCLPGECFQYPGFFRLVLSMPNDKVKEACARIKEFCTKHYV
- the LOC136264502 gene encoding tyrosine aminotransferase-like isoform X1; translation: MAEVKAVRRPVKEEWLLEGSTESKSIVNPIRDIVDGRKLEQNPQKNLVSLSIGDPTVFGNLPVHDVMKQAVKDAVDSGTCNGYGPAQGLAMTRRAVAAHYSTPEAPLTEDDVIMSCGCSGALDMCITVLGNPGQNILIPRPGFGLYSCLSVPRGIEARHYDLVPDRQWEIDLDHLEQLIDANTVSIVVTNPSNPCGSVYSKKHLLDILAVAERHFLPIIGDEIYDGMVFKGQQFYSLASLSKNVPILSCGGIAKRYLVPGWRVGWILIYDKNETFKKEIFPCLLSTTRKILGPSTILQAALPDILAKVPQSYFKNTMNVVEANANAVYSELSAVPGLKPVMPSGAMYMMVGIDLKHFPNLNTAVDFMEKLMSEQSVFCLPGECFQYPGFFRLVLSMPNDKVKEACARIKEFCTKHYV
- the LOC136264502 gene encoding tyrosine aminotransferase-like isoform X2; this encodes MAEVKAVRRPVKEEWLLEGSTESKSIVNPIRDIVDGRKLEQNPQKNLVSLSIGDPTVFGNLPVHDVMKQAVKDAVDSGTCNGYGPAQGLAMTRRAVAAHYSTPEAPLTEDDVIMSCGCSGALDMCITVLGNPGQNILIPRPGFGLYSCLSVPRGIEARHYDLVPDRQWEIDLDHLEQLIDANTVSIVVTNPSNPCGSVYSKKHLLDILAVAERHFLPIIGDEIYDGMVFKGQQFYSLASLSKNVPILSCGGIAKRYLVPGWRVGWILIYDKNETFKKEIFPCLLSTTRKILGPSTILQAALPDILAKVPQSYFKNTMNVVEANANAVYSELSAVPGLKPVMPSGAMYMMVGIDLKHFPNLNTAVDFMEKLMSEQSVFCLPGEVHQWDQKI